In a single window of the Flavobacterium ammoniigenes genome:
- the rplV gene encoding 50S ribosomal protein L22: protein MGVRKRETADARKEANKSLAFAKLNNCPTSPRKMRLVADLVRGQKVERALNILRFSSKEASRKLEKLLLSAINNWEQKNSEGNVTEAGLFVKEIRVDGGMMLKRLRPAPQGRAHRIRKRSNHVTIVLGAINNTQSN from the coding sequence ATGGGAGTTCGTAAAAGAGAAACAGCAGACGCAAGAAAAGAGGCTAATAAGTCACTAGCTTTTGCAAAATTGAATAACTGCCCTACTTCACCTAGAAAAATGCGCTTAGTTGCGGACTTGGTAAGAGGTCAGAAAGTGGAAAGAGCACTTAATATATTAAGATTTAGCTCAAAAGAAGCTTCAAGAAAATTAGAGAAACTATTATTATCTGCAATCAATAACTGGGAGCAAAAAAATAGTGAAGGTAATGTTACTGAAGCAGGCTTATTTGTAAAAGAGATCAGAGTAGATGGTGGAATGATGTTGAAAAGACTTCGTCCAGCTCCACAAGGTCGTGCACACAGAATTAGAAAACGTTCTAACCACGTAACAATCGTGTTAGGAGCTATTAATAACACACAAAGCAATTAA
- the rpsC gene encoding 30S ribosomal protein S3 yields the protein MGQKTNPIGNRLGIIRGWDSNWYGGNDYGDKLAEDHKIRKYIHARLSKASVSKVIIERTLKLVTVTITTARPGIIIGKGGQEVDKLKEELKKITDKEVQINIFEIKRPELDAYLVATSICRQIESRISYRRAIKMAIAASMRMNAEGIKVLISGRLNGAEMARSEGFKEGRIPLSTFRADIDYALAEAHTTYGRMGIKVWIMKGEVYGKRDLSPLAGMDKKQSGAGGKGGDAPRGKSNFNKGGKPDARKRK from the coding sequence ATGGGACAAAAGACAAATCCAATTGGAAATAGACTTGGTATCATCAGAGGATGGGACTCTAACTGGTATGGTGGAAATGATTATGGCGATAAATTAGCCGAAGATCACAAAATCAGAAAGTACATCCATGCTCGTTTATCAAAAGCTAGTGTATCAAAAGTAATCATCGAGAGAACTTTGAAACTTGTAACCGTTACTATCACTACTGCTAGACCTGGTATCATTATCGGAAAAGGTGGACAAGAGGTAGACAAGTTGAAAGAAGAACTTAAGAAAATTACTGACAAAGAGGTTCAAATTAACATCTTTGAAATCAAAAGACCTGAACTTGATGCTTATTTAGTTGCAACAAGTATCTGTCGTCAAATCGAGAGTCGTATTTCTTACAGACGCGCAATCAAAATGGCTATTGCTGCTTCTATGCGTATGAACGCTGAAGGTATCAAAGTTTTGATTTCTGGTCGTTTGAATGGAGCTGAGATGGCGCGTTCAGAAGGTTTCAAAGAAGGTAGAATTCCTCTATCAACTTTCAGAGCCGATATTGACTATGCTTTAGCAGAAGCACATACTACTTATGGTAGAATGGGTATTAAAGTATGGATCATGAAAGGTGAAGTTTATGGAAAGAGAGATCTTTCTCCGCTTGCTGGAATGGACAAAAAACAATCTGGTGCAGGTGGTAAAGGTGGAGATGCCCCTAGAGGTAAATCTAACTTTAATAAAGGTGGAAAACCAGACGCTCGTAAAAGAAAGTAA
- the rplP gene encoding 50S ribosomal protein L16: MLQPKRTKYRKVQKGKMKGNSQRGHELSNGMFGIKSVHEDGMFLTSRQIEAARIAATRYMKREGQLWIKIFPDKPITKKPLEVRMGKGKGAVEYWAAVVKPGRIMFEVGGVPLSVAKEALRLAAQKLPVKTKFVVARDFEA; this comes from the coding sequence ATGTTACAGCCTAAAAGAACAAAATACCGTAAGGTACAGAAAGGTAAAATGAAAGGAAACTCTCAAAGAGGGCATGAACTTTCTAATGGAATGTTTGGTATTAAATCTGTACATGAAGATGGAATGTTCTTAACCTCTCGTCAAATCGAAGCAGCTCGTATTGCAGCTACTCGTTACATGAAGAGAGAAGGACAATTATGGATCAAAATATTTCCAGACAAACCAATCACCAAGAAACCTCTTGAAGTACGTATGGGTAAAGGTAAAGGAGCCGTTGAATATTGGGCTGCCGTTGTTAAACCCGGAAGAATCATGTTTGAAGTTGGAGGAGTACCTTTGTCAGTTGCAAAAGAGGCGTTACGTCTTGCAGCACAAAAACTTCCAGTAAAAACTAAATTCGTTGTTGCGAGAGATTTCGAAGCATAA
- the rpmC gene encoding 50S ribosomal protein L29 has product MKQSEIKNLSAAELQEKLSQTKKAYANLKLAHAISPIENPLQIRTVRRTIARLATELTKRELQ; this is encoded by the coding sequence ATGAAACAATCAGAAATAAAAAATCTTTCTGCAGCGGAGTTGCAAGAAAAACTTAGCCAGACTAAGAAAGCTTATGCTAACCTAAAATTGGCTCACGCTATCTCACCAATTGAAAATCCTCTACAAATTAGAACTGTAAGAAGAACAATTGCAAGATTAGCTACTGAGCTTACAAAAAGAGAGTTACAATAA
- the rpsQ gene encoding 30S ribosomal protein S17, with amino-acid sequence MEKRNLRKERIGVVTSNKMEKSIVVAEVRKVKHPLYGKFVLKTKKYHAHDEKNDCNIGDTVRISETRPLSKTKCWRLVEIIERAK; translated from the coding sequence ATGGAAAAAAGAAATTTAAGAAAAGAGAGAATTGGTGTTGTTACTTCAAACAAAATGGAGAAATCTATTGTTGTTGCTGAAGTACGTAAAGTAAAACACCCTTTATACGGTAAGTTCGTGTTGAAAACTAAAAAGTATCACGCACACGACGAAAAGAACGACTGTAACATTGGAGATACTGTAAGGATAAGTGAAACTCGTCCTTTGAGTAAAACAAAATGTTGGAGGTTAGTTGAAATCATTGAAAGAGCTAAATAA
- the rplN gene encoding 50S ribosomal protein L14, translating into MVQQESRLKVADNTGAKEVLTIRVLGGTKRRYASVGDKIVVSIKDATPNGNVKKGAVSTAVVVRTKKEVRRADGSYIRFDDNACVLLNAAGEMRGTRVFGPVARELREKQFMKIVSLAPEVL; encoded by the coding sequence ATGGTACAACAAGAATCAAGACTAAAAGTAGCAGATAACACAGGAGCTAAAGAAGTTTTAACTATCCGTGTTTTAGGAGGTACCAAAAGAAGGTATGCCTCTGTTGGTGACAAGATTGTAGTTTCTATCAAAGATGCAACTCCTAACGGAAACGTTAAAAAAGGAGCTGTTTCAACTGCAGTTGTTGTACGTACCAAAAAAGAAGTGAGAAGAGCCGACGGTTCATACATCAGATTTGATGACAACGCTTGTGTGTTATTGAATGCTGCTGGTGAAATGAGAGGAACTCGTGTTTTTGGTCCGGTAGCAAGAGAACTTCGTGAAAAACAATTCATGAAAATTGTATCATTAGCACCAGAAGTGCTTTAA